Within the Emticicia oligotrophica DSM 17448 genome, the region ATTAGCTTTAAAAGCTAAACAAGTATTTTTTAATCTAAGCCCAGCTGAGCTGATAGAAGCCGCCATTATAAATGGGGAAGGTGTACTTACTGACACAGGGGCTTTGATGTGCGATACTGGAAAATTTACAGGTCGTTCGCCCAAAGATAAGTTTTTGGTTTGCGATGAAAAAACTGAAAATACCGTTTGGTGGGGAGATGTAAATTTTAAGTTTTCGCCCGAAAAATTTGATGCTTTACTCAATAAAATGCTCGTATTCCTTGAAGAAAAGCGAGTTTATGTTCGTCAAGCATTTGCTGGAGCAAATTCTCAGTATCGTTTAAGTCTCGAAATAATCAATACTCAGGCATGGCATAATTTATTCTGCAATAATATGTTTATTCGTCCAACTCAAAATGAATTGGAAAACTTTAATGCAGATTTTACTATAATTTGTATTCCTGAATTTGAGGCAGACCCTGCCGTTGATGGAACTCGTCAAGCAAACTTTACGATAGTTGATATGAGTCGTCGTATATTGCTTATCGGTGGAACTGGATATGCCGGAGAAATGAAAAAGGGAATTTTTACTGTACTCAACTATTTATTACCACAGGAAAATGAGGTTTTATCGATGCATTGCTCTGCAAATATTGGTGAGCAAGGAGATACTGCAATTTTCTTTGGTTTATCAGGAACAGGAAAAACAACACTCTCGGCAGACCCTAATCGAGGTTTGATTGGCGATGACGAACATGGGTGGTCGGAAACTGGTGTCTTTAACTTTGAGGGTGGTTGCTATGCAAAGGTAATAGACCTGAGCCGTGAAAAAGAACCTGAGATTTTTGATGCCGTTCGCTATGGCTCTATTGTTGAAAATACAAGATTCATTAATGGAACTCGTACTGTAGATTACCACAATAATTCAGTCACAGAAAATACACGTACGGCATATCCAATTCATTATATTCCGAATGCTGTTGAGCCTTCGCTCGGAGGAATTCCAAAAAATATCTTTTTCCTTACTTATGATGCTTTTGGGGTTTTACCTCCCATTTCAAAACTGACAGTTGGACAAGCGATGTATCATTTCATTTCTGGATATACCTCTAAAGTAGCAGGTACAGAAATGGGTGTGAAGGAGCCACAAGCAACATTTTCGGCTTGTTTTGGAGCAGCATTTTTGCCACTTCATCCAACTAAATATGCTTCTTTATTGGGTGAGAAAATTCACCATAATAAAGTAAATGTGTGGTTGATTAATACAGGTATGACAGGCGGAAGTTATGGTACTGGTACTCGTATGAAATTATCGAATACAAGAGCGATGATTACGGCCGCTTTAAACGGTGATTTAAGTAAAGTTTCTTATACAAGGCACCCAATTTTTGGAGTGATGATTCCTGAAAATTGCCCGTATGTTGTTTCAGAAATCTTGAATCCAAGAAGCACTTGGGCAGATAAAGAGGCTTATGATGCCACAGCCCAAAAATTGGCCGATATGTTTGAACAGAATTTCAAAAAATACGCAGACTTTGCCGATGATGAAATTTTAGCAGGAGCACCAGTCAATTAAAAATGCAATAGAAAATGTTTTAAGGTTAAATAAATGCGATGCTGATAGACTCAGTAGGTTAGAAAAAATAAGTATTAAGGTTGAATAGATTTTAATTTTGCTTAGAATCTAAGGTTAAAATGCCCTGCTAATAGCGGGGCTTTTTTTGTTTGATACTTTATTAAGTTTGCAGTTTTAATTTTTTCATTTTATACATAATCTTTATATTGCGGTGTACTTCTGTATTTAATCAAAAATCAACCAAAAACTATGAAAATATTTATCCCTGTGTTATTGCTATTTATTGGGGTGAGCTCATTCATGTCAATGAGTAAATCATCAGAAACAGTTCAAGTAAAAACTGTATTGAAAGATACACTTATGCTTGACCGTGAAAAATATATTACAAAACTCAAAGATTCTTTAAAAGGAAAAGAGTCGATGGTAGCTGATTCAGTCTTTAAAAATATTAAATCTCTAAAAGGGAAATCGGTTGAACAAGTATTGAGCATCATGAATAACTGGGGCCATGCTTTAGGTGTAACTTGTAAGTTTTGTCATGATGTAAATGATTGGACTTCAGAAAAGAGCCGTAATCACTTACGTACAAGAGAAATGATTGTGATGAACGACCGCCTAAATCGTGAATTGCTTTCTCAGATGAAAGGCTTCCGTCAGCCAGTTACAATGGGTTGTATTTCTTGTCATAATGAAATGAAAGAACCCCCACACGATGGTCCACGCCCGCAAGGCCCACGCCAACGCCCTGAAGGTGCAAAAAATTAATATATTTCGATAATAAATTAATATTTGCTTATAAATTTCCAGACGTGATAGAATAAACTCTATCACGTTTTTTTGTACTAAATATTTAAGGATTAGTCAATTTTGAAAAAAAACTATGAAAATA harbors:
- the pckA gene encoding phosphoenolpyruvate carboxykinase (ATP) is translated as MELLTEVAPTKLALKAKQVFFNLSPAELIEAAIINGEGVLTDTGALMCDTGKFTGRSPKDKFLVCDEKTENTVWWGDVNFKFSPEKFDALLNKMLVFLEEKRVYVRQAFAGANSQYRLSLEIINTQAWHNLFCNNMFIRPTQNELENFNADFTIICIPEFEADPAVDGTRQANFTIVDMSRRILLIGGTGYAGEMKKGIFTVLNYLLPQENEVLSMHCSANIGEQGDTAIFFGLSGTGKTTLSADPNRGLIGDDEHGWSETGVFNFEGGCYAKVIDLSREKEPEIFDAVRYGSIVENTRFINGTRTVDYHNNSVTENTRTAYPIHYIPNAVEPSLGGIPKNIFFLTYDAFGVLPPISKLTVGQAMYHFISGYTSKVAGTEMGVKEPQATFSACFGAAFLPLHPTKYASLLGEKIHHNKVNVWLINTGMTGGSYGTGTRMKLSNTRAMITAALNGDLSKVSYTRHPIFGVMIPENCPYVVSEILNPRSTWADKEAYDATAQKLADMFEQNFKKYADFADDEILAGAPVN
- a CDS encoding photosynthetic reaction center cytochrome c subunit family protein produces the protein MKIFIPVLLLFIGVSSFMSMSKSSETVQVKTVLKDTLMLDREKYITKLKDSLKGKESMVADSVFKNIKSLKGKSVEQVLSIMNNWGHALGVTCKFCHDVNDWTSEKSRNHLRTREMIVMNDRLNRELLSQMKGFRQPVTMGCISCHNEMKEPPHDGPRPQGPRQRPEGAKN